ttacttaaaaataaaattatcaaagaaTTTATGTTATAGTTTGCTGattggaaaattgaagaaaattctttattaatttaaatgttcgccgttcttgaattttcaatttttgcaaataacgGATAGCCGAATCTATTACATAAAGTATATTCATTTCTAATTTATACAGATGAACTTTTGTCGTGCATCTGCtgatttcttcaaaattttgtaagcttataataattcatttggATTCCACACAAAAAAACTCGACACTTGTACTTTTCTGTCaccaaagtttcaaaattctctGATAATGACAGAgttttttatgtacatatattaccTATTTCAACTTCAAAAGTTCAGTATCATACAGTTATTTATCACGCATAACGaatattaaacattttaatgtttttaaattacatttcTTTAGTATACGTTAAGTAACAAATAAGCAGATTGGACAAGGTGGTTAGTAACGCTACGATAACAAAACATAGAAAGAGAAATGTATTATTTGGCGACTTTAGAACGCCTTTGAACAAGTTTTGAGTCTGCTAAATATAAGTATACGAATATTTTCCTTTATTATGGATTAACGAATTTGAGACAATTCTGATATTGCGAAATAGTTAATACTCATAAAAATGCAATGCCACATTAACATTGTGAACTTTAACATCAATAATTCgggttgttattttttaatttctcaataAGATAGATAAGTAAATACTACTGAGACGTttgaacgttaaaaaaaaggcTTAATTGGAGTTTTTTCTTAgagaaatttgatttgattttccaGTTATTGACAATTACTATCgctgtgtgaaatttttcacttttagtAGACTTTAACtagaaaaatacaatttttaacaacatTTTTCAGATTCCAGGATTTCTCTGAATATGACAGCACTCAGATTAAACTAGCAATTCCGGCCTGTATTCGATCAGAATTACATTGCTTGCATTTCTTTACAGAATAGTTATATCGAGGTTGACAAACAGAGGCTGTGCAAAAGAAGAAACTGATTTaaccagaaaatttttgacacaCTCTTGGGCCAAAACAGCATAATccatgttttcaatttttactgaaTGAGCGTTCATTGGCAAGAAAAAGAATGTTGAGAACTTATTCCCGATatcttttacaaaatgttttatttttataagaatATTCTCAAAACATGCCGGTCTTTACaactatttttccattttccatcaGTATTTGAAGTTTCGATCGATGAAGCATAATCGATAATtcaacttttaatttattctgtGTTCTGAGAATAAATGAATCTACATTAGCATAATATTtagtaaatatttaatattcaataaaGGAATACGATATAGTGGATTCATGACCGCAACGATATGACAAGGTAATGAAAATTCTAGTCTGACCTTCATAGGTACAAAAACTTAATTCTCTCATACAGATAATCTTGCCCAATGCGGACTTTGGTATTTTTCACGCCCAACATTGGTAAACTCGCCGTACAGATGTCTCAATATCATAAAGTACAAGCATTTATATTTAACACAACAACAGAGTGGCAGCAATGAAACATTGATTGTTGACTGAAGATAAGTATACAGTTctgtaaaaatgttgaaacttcttcaaagtaaaataattctcaTATCTATGTTTCAACGCAGACGGTAACTGTCCATGGAATTCGACAAACTTTTATAAACGATGTAATGCGTGCATATACGCACATTTCGATATTGAATtggaattaaataaaatgttcaattaatatttaacAGTCGTTACGTTTTCAACATATTGGATACATTATTACCGGTTACCAgattaaaacgaaaaatcgatttctagATGTATCAACTACTACGTAGTGTTACATCAACTTTACGATGCTTGAATCAGTAAAAATAGGAGAAGGGCCGTTCTTACATAAGGGCATGCAAAATAATTGCCAGATCGAACAATATTTCTACGTTTATATTTGAGTTGCCTAACtggaaaatatcgaattacGCTTTATATTGGGCTAATTCATGGATCGGAGTAAGCCAAACATTGTATAATGCCAAGAATATtagtataatacaatattaaataattatggTGAAATACGCGATCACTTGATTCGTTCAGCTGCAGGTAAATAGAATCTGTGCTACTACGCAAATATCTAAACGCATCAAAGCTGGCTCATGAATACATGTATTTGTGTCGAATTGTGCTTAATATGGGATAGGCGTAAAAGTGAAAGTAATAGACACAGATGATGAGCAGAGTAAAGGTCAGTAGAAATTGGAAGGTAGTTAAACGAGTTTAGACAATTCGTCGAGAACTTTGAATCAATCATTACAGAATGTTGTACCTGGGTAAAAATCGTGGGACTTGGACATCTTCACCCGTGCTCCTGTGTCCTTTTGTAATTGGGCAATGGTTTCCCCCCCTTTGCCAATAATTGCTCCAGCTGCCACGCCGGGTACCAATACTTTGAGGTGATACGTGCCATCTCCacctaaaaaatatttcaaatttatattttaataatcttCGTCGATATTCACACTATAATATCACATAATATACATTGACAACATGAATTTCGTCgagtaatattttcattataaaatgTTTTGACTACACGAATTTCTACTTAGCAGATTTTAATCTAGTCCATATATattaaacacacacacatacgtgtAATAATAAGTTTACTCTATTGGCACAAGATTTTCTCagatgatcaattttttaatcttatcaTACGATAGCATATAAGACAATCCTAAAAGTCAATATCcaactcatatatatatatatattgtaatagttacatgaaaatagaatttcgaaaattaatcgAGTACAAGTAACTGAgatatatcaaaattttttggggACAATTTAATGATTCAAGGTAAGatccgtgaaatttttttacaaggcTAAAGTTAATAACGTTAATGTAACAGAACTTcggcaagaaaaaaatcatcattgtGTAATTTTAGGATAACTTTAGAGGAAttggcttttcaaaatatgagtatGTTTTGTTTGTCCTGGCTGACTAAATTTCAGGTTTCTTCCGAACCTAAGAATGCGAAGTAATGAGTTTTCcgaaacatgcatcgttataGTGACATTAGGAATTTCAACctcgtatttttctttaactgaatatttttagttCATAAGACATCAAATTGACCTCCATACGTAATTACATCAAGAATATATAGCTTGAAATTAGCAACATTAACACAACGAagcatgtaagaaaaaaaaataaaaattttgtgatgacaagttccaaatattttctgaGGAATCTGATatgtgaaatataaattttatacgtcatgtatgtacattacgATGAACCggatttcaataaattctaaTCTCACAAAATAACTGgtttggccaaaaatgcatTTTTACGATAACTTTAACAACTCAAAGATCTTGGATACATTTAGTGTGCACGCTTGTAACAAGAAAAGTGTTGAAACTAAATCATAATGAAATATCAGTTAAGAAGGTGTAGAAAAGCAACTGAATATAACCAGaataatatttctttgaaatcgTACGAGATaagcaatttttttgacaacATGTTTGTATTTCATAATAAAGCATTTTCCTACTCGTTACGTACAATAACATTtgcattaaatatttttttcagtaaccAAACAACGAAATGATGCTTTTTCTCTGTTATTAAATTGATGACCCAATCTAGGATTTTGCAGATATGTGGATTTACTGTTCAACGTTAATACGCTAAAATATGACTTCTTTTGCACGATTTGGTGCACGAGTAAAcaagtatttttaaattcatttcaaattttgtttcaacatTTCTTTGCTGGAATGTAAAATGATAAATGGTCCAGGAAACCACGACATTAAAGGTTTTCTCAGGCACAAAATAAGGATTTTTGGATAAGCTTTTTGACGATCCACAACtataggaaaaaatttttaaatatgatttttccaaatatttataGTATAGCTGGCAACTTCACAATAAGATCTccattatttgtttattcatcaTTACAAATATTACTACCACACTGCGACGCTGAAGCGAAAAACGTATAaaatggttaatttttttgaagtaaagaaaaaaaaataacaaacaatacagtttttcaatacattttttgtgattttttgaagGCATCTCCTGGAGCTGTTACGTGACTTTCATATCACCTTACCGAAAGCAAACTATTTATAAAagactcaaaattcaaaaaaatgtaaatgagtatcaatatttcatatattgCTGATATTTGAGTTACtaattaaagtaaaaataaaattttatgatatttcacgacatttaagaattttctgtttttttcaagtcatcaGAGACCCTGTTAGTTTATTATTCTACACGATTGATACAAAATGCTGGCGCCGctacttcaaatattttaataaagttCAATAGGATTAGACCTGGCGATACTccgttagaaaaataaatgaatatcatCTGTAAACTAAGCCAGCCCACATTCGGAGAGatatgaaaggaaaaaaaacttgcaccATTAAAATGAATGACTGTTGAATACTGATAAGGATAAAGTTAGTAACTTTACTGTAACGACgcatgtttaggaaaaatcgttactttgcATTTTGAggaatgtctgaaatttagtCAACTGTCACAAACAAAACATACTTATAATTCGAAGAGTCAACTCATTGAAagtcattttcaaattacgcAACAATCAGTTCTTTCCTGATGTTTCATTACATCAGCATTAAAAACTTCAGCCTTGTGAATACTGACAGGCCATACGTATGCAGTTTATCTGCAAActttaatatgtataaatttatactttcaaGGGTTTGAAGGGATTTCTTTAATTGTTAGACAAGCTGGAATCTATTGGCATGATTCTAGACAGAAGCTGAATAATGAGGTGAGATTGAAGAATGTGCCTATTGCGTGAGTACTCCGTGTAGCCACTGCATCACATATTGAGTAACAAGGAAGATTTCGATCATGATAAAGAACCTGGTTGAAACTGGTTTTATTACGATTGTTGTTATTCAACATTCATTCAGCTCTCTATGGCTGGATAAGTAGCAATACATGTGtattatcgaaaaaatttcggtatCATTTGTCAGCTAAAACGATATGAATGAGGAAAGTGTTGTTGCCGAACGATGATTTGAGTCATTGGAAATTACACATACAAATGCAAGAATAATTAAtgttacataatatttttccgaTCATCCGTGTATATTATTACTTCCATAAAGTCATActgcaaaacaaacgaacactCTTATAGCTTCAACGAGTTATTGATACACGTTGTGTGACCAGTGAAAAATGTATgagcaataaaaatatagtaaaaaattgaaagaaacgcgttaatgtgaattattataatgaaaaaggTTTGATTTTTCGCGGTCGCCTCCTCGCGTGCACGAATAATAACCTTCAAAAACCGGTTGGCAAACGGATTGAAGAGTCGTTCGACGACGCCGCGGTGGAAATAATTGCGAAATGGTAAATAACTGGGGGGAGTTTCACAAGATCGAAATGTCGGAAATACGCGCGGAAGAAAGGTGTGAATGATAagcgaggaaaaatatttcgataaaaGTTTAAAGGCCTTCGGTGTGGCAGAGCCCGGTGAAAAATGCAAACAGCTGTTTGACAGATGGGAGGTTCGTATCGGGCGCCTGTACACTCTGACCTTGACCCATGACCTCGATGTGGCGACCTGAGAACTCACCAATATGCCACATCTTCAAGTCGATTGAAACCGTGGCACGAACAGAGGATATCCGGACGGAAAAACTTTAGGGAAATGAGGAAGGATCAAGGGGCGCGGAATTATCGCGGGctgtaaaaatttgccaaGTCACCGAGTACGCACGTCACCCGCGGCCGGACTACGATTCTCCATTAACGTCAAGCGTCGTCGCCCACGCAAACGGACCGAAcgtcaaattcaaaatacgGATACCCGACTAGCGTAGAACGTCAAACGTCGCCGCATCGCACGGAATCGCGCGCGCTGCGACGAACACACGGCTGACTGACTGCCGGAGAACGACGACAGATGCGTTGGGCAACGACGGACGTGGTAGTAGAGACACTACCGAGAGAATGGTGCACTCTGGCGAATCTGGCCCCGTTTGTTCGTTCGTCGCTTGACTCCCGACTCTCCAAGTTCTATTTGACATTTGTCCTTCCGAGGTGACGAAGCCCGAGTAAAGGGAATAGAAGGAATTACGAAAGGATGATGTACGCCGTGTCGTGGACGACAAGTGGGAGCGAGAAACAGGGCTACGCGGAATTTGGCTTGTCAAACATTCCGTGGCACTAGCCGCGTCAAACGCAATCAGCTCAAATGATCCCTCGTCACGATACATCCGACATCGTATGTACAAGCGTAAATCGAATCGCTTCGTCTACGACGTGATATGATTAATACTgcataattatgaaaataccTGAGCCGTAGTGTGACCTTTTCGTTGCGCCGTTTTCCACGTCGCAGTCTAGCGGTCGTTTTCTTGAATCCGCGATTTCTGGGGAGGGACACGTCTCCATACCCGAGTCAGCGGCCATCTTTACTTCGTTGTTTCGCGCACACGAACCAAacagcgacgacgacgacgacgacgacgacgaccgaccgacgacgacggcgacggcGACGGCGACGACCAACCGAACGACCGACGGACGGACAACGACAGACTCACCGAGAAACTCCACACACTTGAACGCCGCCACAACCTGTACACGTCTCACTGGCAACTGATCGCAGCTCCCTCGGAACTCCCTCGCTAAACCAGCTGGTCGCCTCTACGACCGCGActccctccctccttctcCCCGCGCTTTGCCGCTTGTGTACTTCTAGTTCGCTTTGGCTCCTACTATCTTTGACGGACGTCCCCTCCGACGCAATTCTAACACAACTGTCTCTGTCCAGATCCCTCGCTCTTTGTCGCATATATGCCGATGGATTATAGCCTAGCTTCATTGGCGCATCTGCGATGCTTCTTCATCTCCTACGCAGCCGTCGTCCTCTCTGTCAAAATCCGCTATTATTAGAAGGGCACCCACCGACTTGCCACAAAAATGGTCAGCAATTACCGCCAATCGCTTGCCGCATTCTGACATTAGCGCATAATGGCAGCCGGCTAACGGAGGGGGGCATCCGGATTCCCGTATCGATATATTCGCATGGACGAAACTAACGAGCAGGAGAAGCTCCGTAGTAGCCCATAACGAGGGAAAGGGATTTATTTTTGGGCCGTTGCATTTCGCAACGCGTATATATTGCTGCGATGTCGCTTTAACCGAATGGCATCCGTGCTGCCGGACAAGCCGCTAAACTCGCGTTATCTAAATATTCCTTCTTCGGGCTTGCGATAAGCAACGCTTATCACTGCCCGGGCAGGCGAACGGTTCATGCTGAAATTTGAGCTCACATTTACCCTGGGTTATTGTCCGTTGCCTACGTGACATCTCCGGGTGCTGAACTTTTGGCATAATGTCGGAAGCACGGTAATGTACGGGAAGAAAGCTTCGGGTAACCAAACCGTATTTAGGTCAGGCAAAAATCCATatttcgttgaattttatcaACGCATGTATACGCTGTGTACAATGTAGCACATACATGCTACTTGCGGGCAAGCTTGTATCTTTGCGAGCAATCCTCTCTTCGTGGCTGCGGTTCGTCGTGTATTCATATGTCATTGTgacgaaaaaacaacaatagcCACACGTATGTGGTAGGTATGATATCACGTGTAATCATTCTTGATTGCAAAACGTGTGCGTCTCACATAGAGCCGACCCAAGTGCATCTGATACGCGCgctttgatttttcacatCTTCATCTCGATGAAGCGCTCTTGAATTATTGGTAGAACACAAGTTTCAAAAAGTTCGGTcattttcgtaaaatatttcctcCGGCTATCGCCGATACGCTCAATTTCGCCACAAAATATGACGCTACCTGAGGTACAACATGCCTATAGCAGATCGTATCGAGCGATTTGAAACGCATGCGACGATTATCGTGGCGCGGTGCTCATTCTGCAGACAGGATCGACAGGGATAAGCTCTAGTTGCGTATGTCAATATACCTATGTTACACATATATCCGACATGTGCAGGGaggtataagtataataacgtTCTCTTTCACAACTTGCAAGAAGCAAGTACCTTGTTACATCGTGTATGTTACAGCAACGTTGTCCTTGCCCCACAGCAACTTGCACATTCTTTCCTAGCTCCGGATTACCAGTATTCTCGATCCATCCATATCTATACTTAAGTATGAGCACATTGTATTGCACGCGTTGCCTGCATACATTTGAATGCTTACCCAAGGCCATCGCATGCTAACGCTATACACAGAGATGCTAGCCTAGCTAGTCCATAGCTAGCCTAGTCACCGTAGACGTTGTGTATTAGCGTTCAAACGGTGACAGTACGTATGAAATTGCCGTGCTACCATATGCCCTTGATCGATAATTTTGTACAGTGTAGCTACTATACTTGTAATATTAATTGACAAGAATGGAgttggaaagaaataaatagaaCGTGATtccgtataaaatattttttagattATATGTCGTacaagtatttatttttatagaatAGAATTAGAAAGAATATGATTGCACCAACATCTTGCACAAGGCTACTGCGTCTTTAAACTTTACCACTACTACTTACTTATAGTTACTACCATATTGCCAATCACCTTTATCCGTGATAGTTGTTCAATCATAGGTTTTTTCTTGCCAGATACGCAGTGCGCCTTTTACTTTCTGCATTACAATTTAAAGTCAACATCTGTACTATAATACTATAATTATGTCCTAAGTATCATAATAGAATCGATTCAACTTCAATCAATGAATTGAATATTCGATTTAGATTTTACCGTCGTTTTGTATACGACAATCACGAATGCGTGAGCCCTTCTACGATTCCCATATTCCTACTAAGTAGACAACACGAGCACTAATTTGCTTCCGAATGAGTTTCGTCGATAATATAATGCTTAGGCGATGTTAATTTCGCTGCGATGCTATCAGACGTAAGTATGACGATGAATGCATGATAAAATGTGTGTATTATGCATAGGTATATGCTTATGTGTATTTGGTTCCGTTACTTTTAACAGTATAATTCCTACTTTCGCATTCTAACTGGATTCCAGATAGGCAGTACCTATTTTTCGTGCAATAACAAAGTCCCGTGCCCTATTTCATGCGACCATACTTCCCGTGACCTCATTTCGCTTTTGACCTGATTATCAAAAGTGCATTCAGTTTGGTCTAGTGAGGCGCCAGCTAACAGGTGTTACGTCATCACCGCCGATGTCAGCCTGGCAACAATTTTAATATCCAAGAATTGTCGAGCAGCTTGTCAATAAGCACAGAAATTCTTGTcgtaacaataaattgttatATATGGAGGATATAGCAGTAGAATATACATTAATTTGAAGGATACTAAATAAAGGCTGATTAATCACAACTCTCGTTTCCGGTATGTGCGGTTTTCGACCGAACGTAAACATAACCTCGTTATGCTTCGTTACCACTGATCTGTTGTTCCTGGAACAAGATATTTCTTACGTAACGAAATAGCATTGGCTAATGGCAATCGAGTAACAGTGAGCAATAACAATGAATATGTTCACAACATGTTTGCTGCGATAAAGGTTTGCATAAATCCAAAGCAGAGCCAGTCGCTGTTGCCACTCCGTTTATGATGGATGGAGGATCACGAGATTCGCTCGTAAAGATTCTCTTTTTCGCCAAGGCTCGCGAGTTGTCCGGCCTAAAGGAGTCTCAGGCTACGCTGCCGGCTAACATCTCTTATCAAACTTTGCTGGATACTATTATTGAGAAATTTGGACTCGAAAGTATTCGCAATTCTGTCATCTTGTCTCACAACGAAGAATACGTTGCAGCCAACGCAACGCTTAACCTATCCGACAGGGACGAAATTGCAGTTATTCCCCCGCTCAGTGGAGGTTAGTTTATCAAATGCATTAACATTTGTTTCAATTCATTTAACTTGATGATAATAGTTAAACTACTCTGACTGCTCAGCGAAAAAACCACGAAGATTACGTAAATGCCGAAGGTACACTGCTCGTCCTCACTATTTTCGCACAAATCTTCTATTATGggcatttttcggaattttattcCATTCACATGTTCATAATTATGCTGTGCTATAACCAGCCGCTGCACCACTCTCCGTAGGGTTGAGATTGCCAGTTTCAGCGCCTTATCCTCGCATTGTTCAATACTGATGAAGATTGATACGAATACCAAAATCATTCGCAACTTATCATCGAAGGCAAGGAAGATGGAGATACCTGTAAGAACGTTTGTATCGTCGCGACTGATACGGAGAGTTCAGGTTGATCCAATATTCAACAGTTTAGTACAAAGCCTattggaatttatttatttactatcGAAGAaccgaagtttgaaaaaaataaattttaatagacTCAGTAAGTAGCTGTTTAATGTTGCATTACCACAAACCGTCAGAAACAGACTCAATAATACGGATGTTCTTCCAGGAAGCACGATATTCATTGACGAAAGCTTGCATTTATAGCAGAAATGATTCTTTAAACGCATTTTCCAATTCGCTTTGTTCACCCAAAAATGTAAATTCGCACTTCTGTTCATAGGTCATAAAGTCTAGGTGTAATCTACGCCACTCTCACGAAGGAGCAAAGGCTAGTAAAAGGAAAATTTGACCAGATTGAAACTGAATCTTGTCATtggtttttgagatatcgttTGCGCTATTTTCAAATAGCAATTTCGAtaaaagaaagtaaatttttttcagtttttgtcAGAATTTATGATATTTCAAACTTCAGAGACTTCTTGATAATAGTCCAAAATGTGCTGTTTAGCAAAGTATTCTTAGAAAATTTATGAGCTCAAACTTCGTAATGCTGagatgggaaaaaattatttaaaaatcagaATTCTGTATCTTTAAAATGATTGAAAGTGTTACGTTTGCAAAATATGAGCATGCTTTGCTTTAATTTGTGCTAATTGTATTACGGAcaactataaaaaatattgcaaaatattggtttttctgaaaaaattttcattacattaatgttacaaattttaaccttacaattatttcaattacctTTGATATTAACATAAACTATTTAAATATCACCTCGAGATCATTCTTAAATCTAAAAGAGTTGTATTCAAGAAAATTTGACACGCAGCttctgaattgattttttaattattgtcaaaaatcttaaatctcaatttgttttgttttaaaattattcactaAAAATGTTGATTTAGCCTTTGTAATTGTACAAATCTAATAATTGTGATTGttctttattttaatacttttGGTTGCGATTTTTTCATGCTATAAGCTgtagtaataatttttgggaatatatttatattttgttacaGGATAAGATGAATGACTCAAAAGACATCATTAAGCTGCAGTCGGAACAGCTGAATATAGGAGATATAGTAAATCTGGTAGTTGCGGCGAATTGTGGAGCGATATCCACCTTCATTGGTACAACTCGGGACAATTTTGAAGGCAAAAAGGTACACAATTACTCATCATAGTATAAGAAATCAGAAGTTATCACTgcatttttaaaaagaaaaatcaagcaTTTCACTTTCTTGTCCATAATTTGTtggaaatcgaataaaatttgatgaatctGCTGAAAAAGCAGATTAAAATctgtttaatattattaatatttatataaatattagtattatagtattatatattaatagAATAGCTAAACAATTCCTGGAAAATATGTTACAAGCAATTTTACA
This portion of the Diprion similis isolate iyDipSimi1 chromosome 7, iyDipSimi1.1, whole genome shotgun sequence genome encodes:
- the LOC124407875 gene encoding molybdopterin synthase sulfur carrier subunit, with translation MMDGGSRDSLVKILFFAKARELSGLKESQATLPANISYQTLLDTIIEKFGLESIRNSVILSHNEEYVAANATLNLSDRDEIAVIPPLSGG